The window ACAGCAGGTTGATCAGAACCTGCTTGATCTTGCGTTCATCGACGAACAGCCACGGGAGAGTCTTTGGGATCTCGCAGCGCAGCGAGAGCTCGGCCTCCGCGGCCCGCTCCTTGACCAGAAGCAGGCAGGAACTGATGATCTTGCTGAAGTCGACCACCTGCTCCTCGAGCTCCAGGCGCCCGGCCTCGACCTTGGCAAGGTCGAGGATGTCGCTGATGAGCTCCAGGAGGTGCTGCCCGGCCTCGTTGATGCCGTGGGCGTACTCCAGGTGCTTGTCGGTCCGGTCCGGCGCCAGCAGCCCCTTGATCATCATCTCTGAGAACCCGATGATCGCGTTCAGCGGGGTGCGCAGCTCGTGGCTCATGTTGGCCAAAAACTCGGTTTTCGCACGGTTGGCGGCCTGGGCCTCCGTCATCGCGTCGCGAGCAAGCCCCGCGGAACGCTCAGCCTCCTGCTTGGCCGCCGTCAGCGCCAACTCGGCTCGCCGCCGCTCGACTATCGCACCCAGTTGCGCCCCGTAGCGTTCGAGGAGCTTGATCTGTTCGGTGCCTCGACCTAGCGTTTTGCGCATTGGCTCCTTGCCCGTTAACTGATCACTTTGCGCTATTTCGAACTCATAGAACCGAATACCCAAGAAGCCGTTAATCTTGAGAATCTGCGGTCCTATAGCCCCCAAAACGCGCTGAAATAAAATCAACACGGGAATATGACGGAAAGAAATTAAATAAAATGTAAAAAACTCGTAAAAAAGAAAAACATCTTTCGTGAATTTTACTCAAAATTGCCCAAGAAATCCGTTTAATTTCAAGGATCTTTCCAGTCCAAGCTTACGCAAATTTTATATTTTGTTATTATATTCAATGCGATAACACTTGCACCCTTCACTGAATGTTAACGGTCAACCGCCCAGATTCGCCATCCATGCTGCGCGCTGGCCCCATAGTCCCTGCGTTCTCCCTGCGAGACGGGCCGGCGCGTAGAAGTGAACAAGCAGGCGTAAAAACAACGAATGGCTGACGTCGGACAGAGACATCACGCAACGCCCAAGCGGAGTCCCGGCGAAGCCGACGCCGGGATGGAGCGGCAGCCAACAGGCATGCCGCGCGACCCCTTCGACGTGGCACCGCTGTTGCGTAGATCCTTCGTCCGCCACCTGAAGAACGTGCCCTACCTGCCGCCTGGACTCGCACAAACTCTCGCCCGCGACGTCGAAACCGTGGCACTCGACACGGTCAGAATTGACGAGCCCAAGGGCGCTGGCGGGACAGCGCACCGCAACGTGGGCCCGAACGGCCAGGGGTCGGTCGATCCGATGCTGTCGCCAATGGACGGCGTAGCGGAGTCGGTCTACGCGCTTTCCTGCCTGCTCCGAGACCTGCTGATCGTTCGGCACAGCCTGCCGCAGGAACTGGCCGACCGGATTACGCAGCACGGTCGCGAGGGCACTCTGATCGAGGCCGCCAAGCAAGATCCTAGCGGTGAGAACCTGAAGGGCGTGGTGACCTATCTCGCCGACCACGACGGCCTCACGGCGAGCCTCTTGCTGCGCTCCCTCTGTCTGGGACAGATGGACCTCTTCGAGATTGCCGTCGCAAACCGGGCCGGGATCGGCGTGGATGAGGCGCGGCGGAAGATCCGCGACCCCGACCGCGTACCCTTCTCCGAGCTCTACGAACAGGCCGGCCTTCCGCCCGGTCTCTATCGCGCGTTCCGCGCTGCCGTGAAGGTCCACCGACGGGTGAACGGCACAAAAGACGGCAAGTGGCAGCCCAACGACACGAACCAGGTCATCGAAAGCCTGGTCAAGGAGTACGAGTACCTCGGTCCGGAGGATCTCGAGCACGTGCTCAGCCAGCTTGCCCGCGAGGCCTTCCCGACCGCCTGAGCGCGGCCCCGCCACAACACCCCTGATCCCGAATCCGCTCTACATCCTAGGGGTAGAGCAGATTCACGCGATTGAACGCCTTCACAATTTTGAAGTCGACAAGCGGGGATTTGAGTATTATTGTTGATAAATGTAGTATAAATATTTCTATATTGACATTGTGAAATTATTGTGCAATTTATAGTGCGTGATTAGCGGAGTGGCCTGGGCGTTTTTCAGTCGTTGAGTTTCCCGGGACACTGCAGGGACTGCTAGTTTTGAGTTAAGGGGAGAACTCCGCGTAGCCTGTCCCTCTCCAGGCTTTACCGGGGTCGAGGTGAAAGGGTCGAAACCTGGTTTCGGCCCTTTCCCGGTTTCGGCTGTCGCTCAGACGAGTTGGGGATAGCCGAGGGAGCGGGCTTCCTCCTCCATGCGGCGAATCACGCCATAGGCCTCTTCCGGCACCACCACCACGTCGTCGATCAGCAGCGCCCGCCGCAGTTCCTCGAGCACCGGATCCGCCGCGGCCGCCCGCAGGGCCGCCTGCAGGCGCTCGACCACCCCCGCTTCCTCGCCGGCCCGGGTCACGAAGGGAAGGGCCGGCGCCGCATCGCTTACCGTCAGAACCCGCAAGCCGGCGACCGCGCTCGGCTCGTGGCGCGCGGCGAGCGCGTGGGTCACGCAATCGACAGCGACCAGATCGACCCGGCCGCTCTGGAGCGCCTCGAGCGAGGCCGGGTGGCCACCGGTTTCCAAGGTCCCGCCGAAGAACGGCCCGCCCCGGGCAAGCGGCGCCACCATATGCCTGAGCGCGTTGTAGCCCGATTGGGAGTCGCGCCCGTTGTAGCCGCAGATCCGTCCCGCCATGTCCGCCAATGACACCGCCGTCTCGCCTTCGCGCACCAGGATTAGGCTGCGGTAGTTCGGCCCCTCACATCCCGGGGCCTGGTAAACTGGCGTCGCCACTAGGGTGACCGCGCCTTTCAGACCGTGGAGCAAGGGATAGCCGCAGGTCTGGCTGAACAGCAGGCGCGGGTCGGTCCAATGGTCGTGCAGCGCGGAACCGCGGACCAAGGCCTCCGGGACGTCGGAAATCCCCGCCTCACGAAAGGCGGCTGCCAGCGCCGACCACCAAGCGTCGGTGACCGGGCGCAGGGCTTCCAGATCATACATCGGCAGGCTGGCGAGCCTCATGGCGCGCCGGCGACGGCCGAAGCCTCGCACTGCGGCAGCAGGCTCTCCAGGTAGGCGCCGACATCCGGCGGCTGCACCGCGGCCGCGCGGATCAGATTGTCGAAATGCTCGGTCAGCTCGCGAATGTGTTCCGTGGAGTTGTAGACGAAGTACATGTTGCCGACGTAGACCGCCGCGCGCTTCGGACCAAAGATGGTCATCGGCACACAGTACTCCCGGAGTGCGTCGAAGAGGAACCAGCGGAACGTCGGGTAGAGCTCGCGCAGCAGCTCCACCATGAGCTCGATCTGTGACCGGCGGGTCTCCAGCGGCAGGGCGCGCCAGATGCCCTCCCCCCTGGCGAAGCCCTCGATCGACTGGAAGGAGCTGCATACCTCCATGTCGGTCTCCGGACGCCGGCTGTAGGCGAGGCGCTCCTCTGCCTCCTGCAGCCTCGCCTGAGGCACGCGGCTGCCCTTGCCGATGAACTCGAACTCGATCACCTCCTCGGACTTCAAGAGGTCAGGCAGGGTGGTCGGCACGTAGCGAATCTTGTAGCCCACCGCCTCGCTGTGCCAGCGCCGCAGGCGCTCGTCGGCCGGCGAACCGGCACCGGTCTCGATCTCGAGGTCCTGGTTGACCACGTCGGTCCCCACCTGGCCCTCCTGGCTGAGGCCCAGGAGCCAGTCGACGCTGACCTTCTCGGCCGCCGCAATGGCGGCGATGGTCTCGGCCCGGGGCAGGCGCAAGTTCGACGCCGCCAGAAGCTGCGACAACGTCGAGCGGTCCAGTCCGATCCTCGCGGCGAAGGCGGAGCGCGTCTGCCCCGAGCGCTCGATCACCTCGGCGAGCCGGCGCCGGAAGACCTCGACCGTTTCTCTCCTGTCCAAGTTCCCGCCCCAGTTTGCGGCAATCAACTGTTCTCTATTGTGAGCATATGATGTGGATTGTCAACATACCGTATATTTGGTGATCAATTGCTTCATTTTGTGCGCATTCCCACGTGGTCAGATGTGAATTCTTGGGCTAGCCTTGTCGGGTAGCGTGGAGCGATAAGAAATGAAAAGTCAGCAAGTTAGCGAAGGAGCCTTCGATAAGAACCAGAGGATCGAGTGGCCGACCCTGTGCCTTCTGATCGGCACCTATGGATCCTTTGCTGCCGTGACTTGGTTCTACCACGACCTGCCCTGGTGGGTCGTCCTGCCGCTCGGAGGCTTGCTGACCTGCCTCCACGGCTCACTCCAGCACGAGACCGTCCATGGCCACCCGACACCCTGGCCATGGCTGAACGAGCTGCTGGTCTTTCCCAGCCTCTGGCTCTGGATGCCCTACCGGCTCTATCGCCGCGACCATCTTCAGCATCACCGCAACGCCTATCTGACCGAGCCGGCAATGGATCCGGAGTCCTATTACCTCGCGCCGACCGATTGGGCGCAGCGCGGACCCTTGGGCCGCGCCCTGCTCTGGAGCATGAATTCCCTTCTCGGCCGGCTCTTGCTGGGTCCGCCGGTGGCGGCTCTCAGGGTCGCCGGGCGCGGTCTGGCGCAGCTGGCACGAGGCCGCGCCGACGATGTGGACATCTGGCTGCGCCACGGCGTCTCGGTCGCCCTGGTTCTGGCCTGGGTCATCGGCGTCTGCGGCATCCCCCTGGGCGAATATCTGCTGTTCTTCGCCTATCCCGGCACGTCCGTCACTATGCTGCGGTCGTTCCTGGAACACCGGGCCCACGACGACGAGGCCCAGCGCACCGTGGTCGTCGAGGCCGGCCCCTTCTGGTCTCTTCTGTTTCTGAACAATAACTTGCACGCCCTGCATCACGCAGCGCCGACACTGGCCTGGTACGCGTTGCCGGCGCGCTACCGTGCCGAGCGGGACGGCATCCTGGCGCGCAACGGCGGCTACCTCTACCGGGGTTACGGCGAAGTGTTCCGCCGCCATTTCCTGCGGGCCAAGGAACCGCCGCTCCATCCCTACTACCACACCGTTCCCTTCGCCAAGCTGCGCACCGCCAACGACAGCGAAGCGCCCGAGACTGAACGGGTGGCCTGAAAGCGGGCGGAGCGACCCTGACGCCGGGCCGCGCATCTGTTATAGCGTGACGCGAAGATCTCGACGGGGAGACAGAGGACATGGGCGTGCTTCCGCAACAGACGACCTATCTCGTGATCGGCGCCGGCGTTCACGGCCTCTCCACGGCCTGGCACCTCGCCATGGAACTCAAGGACCGGGGCAAGGGCTCCGGGGGCGATATCGTGGTGGTCGACAAGACCGCCCCCGGTGCCGGCGCCACGGGGATCGCCTGCGGCTGTGTGCGCAACTTCTACATGACGGAACCGATGCACGCCCTGATGCGGCATTCCGCGGACGTCTGGATGTCCGACCCGATCCGGCTCGGCTTTCAACAAGTCGGCTACATCTCCGCGGGAGAAGAGAACCAGCAGGCTGACTACGAGCGCATCGTGGCCAACCAGAACGCCGTCGGCTACCACTCGGAGCTCTATGTCGGACAGGACGCCAGGAGCTTTCTCAAGTCGATCTGGCCCGACTTCAACGTGAGCGAGATCGGCGTTTGCCACTTCGAGCAGCCTTCGGGCTACGCCGGCACACGCCAGGCCGTCGCGGGGATGGCCGAGAAATGCGCCGAGCAGGGCGTCCGGGTGCTCTCGGGCATCGAGGTCGAGGGCTATGAGGTGACCAACGGCCAGATCAGCAAGGTACGGACCAGCGCGGGCGAGATCACCTGCGACGTGGCGGTGATCTGCGTCGGCGCCTGGATCGGCAAGCACTGGGAGATGCTCGGCCGGCCGATGAAACTGGACTGCGCCTACCCCGACGGCGAGACGGTCGAGAAGGACATGTGGACCTACTGGCGCCTGCTGGAGGGCGAGGTCTATTTCGACCAGCCCTACCGGACGTCCGACGACAAGGACCCGCCGGTGCTCCACGTCGAGCTGATGAACACGCCGGTGATCAACGAGCAGACCGGCAAGGAGATGGACGACCACCTCTACGTCTACTGGAAGAACGGCGCGGAGCGCATGGACCGTCCGGGCATTCAGGGCGGCACGATCCCGATCCAGATCGGGCCCGACGCGACGATCGAGCCCTATGGTCACGCCAACGACGCCTACCAGGCCGACCCCTGGTTCCCGGACTACATGACGTCGGCCATGGGCCACCTGATGGCGCGTTTCAAAGGCCATCGCCGGAAGTTCCGGGACCGGCGCAACGGCGGCATCGGCGCCTTCACGCCCGACAATGTGCCGGTCTTCGACTGGGTGCTGCCGAACGCCTACGTGATCGCGGACTCGAACCACGGCTTCAAGCTGGCCGGCGTCGGCAAGCTGGTCGCCAGGCTCCTGGCCGGCGACAACAAGGTCTCGGAGCTGGAGCCCTTCACCTTCTCGCGCTTCGCGGAGGGCCAGACCTTCGGCTCCTCTAACAGCCACTGTCCCTGGGTGTGAGCCCCGAGGCCGTGGTCCACGAGCCCCTGGTGCTGACCGGGCGCGACCTCGCGCCCAGCTCCCTCGCGGCCGTCGCCGAGGCGGGTCGCCCCGTGGGCCTGGCGCCCGAGGCGCTGAACCGCATGGCCGCAGCCCGGGCGGTCGTCGAGGGCCATCTCGCGCGCAACGAGCCGGTCTACGGCCTGACCACCGGCCTGGGGTCGCGAGTGACGCATCGCCTGCCGCGCGAGGCGCTTGCCGCCTTCTCGGTCCAGACCGTCAGGGGCAGGGCCAACGCTGTCGGGCCCCGCCTGCCCGCCCCCGTGGTCCGGGCGGTCATGCTGGCCCGGCTCAACGGCCTGCTGGCCGGCGGCTCCGGCGCCGCCCCAGAAGTGGCCGAGCAGCTCGCCCTCTTTCTCAACCGCGGCCTCCATCCCGCGATCCCCTCGATCGGCTCGATTGGCGCCGGCGATCTCTGCGTCCTCGCCCACCTGGGCCTCGCCCTGATCGGCGACGCGGAGGCCGAGATCGAGGTCGAGGGCCGCACCCTGCCCGCCCCCGAGGCCCTGGCGCAGGCCGGGGTCGAGGCGCTCTCGCTCGGCCCCAAGGACGGGCTGGCGATCTGCAACGCCTCGGCCTTCACGACCGGCCAGGCGGCTCTGGCGATCTCCCGGACGAACGACCTGCTGGAGATCCTGCAGGTCTCGGCGGCGCTCTCCATGGAGGGCTTCCGGGCCAACCTGAGCCCGCTCGACCCGCGCGCCGCAGCGGCGCGGCCGGCGCCGGGCCAGGCCTGGGCGGCGGAACAGCTGATGAAGCTCCTGGCCGGCGGCGCGCTCACCCAGACCGGCGCCGCCAGGCGCCTGCAGGATCCGATCAGCCTGCGCTGCGTCGCCCAGGTGCACGGCAGCCTGAAAGCCGCGCTCGACTTTGCCCTCCCGGCCGTCGCCGCAGAGCTCAACGGCACGTGCGACAACCCCCTGGTCCTCGCCGACGACGACGCGATCATCTCGACCGGCAACTTCCATACCCCGGCCCTGGCGCTCGCCCTGGAGACGCTTTCCCAGGCCGTCGCCCAGGTCGCTTCGCTCTCGGTCAGCCGAACCTGCCGGCTGCTGATCGAGCGTCTTTCCGGGCTGCCGGCGAACCTCTCGGTGCACGGTCCGACCAGCTCAGGCTTCGCGCCCCTGCTCAAGGTCGCCGAGGCCCTGCTCCAGGAGATCCGCCACAAGGCCCAGCCCGCGCCGGCCGACCTGCGCTGGGCCGCCGACGGGGTGGAGGACGACCTGACCAACGCTCCGCTGGCCGCGCGCAAGCTGGCCGAATCCCTCGACCGCCTGGTCCTGGTCGCCGCCTGTGAGCTGATCGTCGCCGCCCAGGCCGCAGAGCTGGCGAAGCCCGAGGCGCTCGGCCGCGGCACGGCCGCCGCTCTCGCCGTGGTGCGCAAGTTCGTCCCGCCGCTGGACGAGGACCGCCCCCACGGGCGAGAGGTCGAGCGGCTGGCCCAAGAGGCGCTCGACTCGGGCCGCCTTTCGGGCGAGATCCGGACGGCGCTGGGATCGTGACCGCCGCCCCGCCGATTTGCTTCTCGCGCCCGTCTCGCATATCTACGACGGCTAGGTTCCTTAAGGGAAAGTCATGATCACCCTCGACTTGCCGCTCTGGCCCGAGCGCCAGCCAATCCATGCCATCGAGGCCGCGATCGTCCAGACACAGTTCGACGACCTGGTCCCGCACCACGGTCCGATCATTAAGCGGGTCTTGCAGGAAGAGGACGCCGCCAAGCACTTGCGGCCCTCGGTCGGGGCGCAGTTGAAGTGCTCCAAGATCCGGCGGCCGGACCTCTGGGGTCTGCCCGAGTTCGATCTGCTCAACGCCCGGGCCCAGGCGCTGTTCCGCCTGGTGCTCAAGACCGAAAAGGTCGCGACCGACGCCTGCTGGGCCAACGTCTACCGGAAATGGTCCGCGATCAGCCCGCACAGCCACCGGCGCGCCATGGCGAGCCTGGTCTACTGCCTCGACGACGGCGGCGCCGACGCGGACAACCCGGAGAGCGGCCAGTTCGCCTTCGTCGACCCGCGCCTCCAGGCCTGCTGCCCCTTCGAGGAGGGCCGCGTGACCAACGCGCTCTGCCCCGAATTCCGACCCGGCACCATGCTGATCTTTCCTGGCCAGACCGTGCACTACGTCAAGCTCTTTACGGGCCCGAGGCCGCGCATCACAGCGTCCTGGAACATGAACCTGGAGCCGCTGCCCGACGTGATGGAGGGCCAGCGCCCGGTCTGACCGGCGCCGATTGCATGGCCGGCCGGCTTGGGGCAAGGTGCCGGGCGAAATCGCCAAGAAAGGTCGTATCGTGGGACGTTTCGCCGAGGAAGGCTACGAGGTGTTCCGGGGCTTCGTGCCGCCGGATCTCTGCCGCTTCCTCAGCCTCAACTACCACATCCTGGTGCAGAACAACTACCTGGCCTACAACGACGGCCAGGTCGAGCGCGGCTACGCGGCCTACGGGCTGCCGATCTCGGAAAGCCTGCTGGACAGTTTCGTCGAGCCGCTCTCGCGGGGCGTCGGCAGGCCGCTCTTCCCGACCTATTCCTACACCCGCTTCTACATCAAGGACGCGGTCCTGGCGCCGCACCTCGACCGGCCGTCCTGCGAGATCAGCGCAACGCTCACCATCGACCACAGCGGCGGCGAGCCCTGGCCCATCTTCATCCAGAACAAGCGGGAAGAAGACGTGGCGGTCGCGCTGCAGAGGGGCGACATCCTGGTCTACCGAGGCGCCGAGCGGAGACACTGGCGCGAGCCCCTGGCCGACGAGTGGCAGATCCAGGTCTTCCTCCACTTCGTCGACCAGGAAGGACCCTACGCCAAGTTCAAGTTCGACACCCGGCCCCGCCTGGGCGCGCCTTTCGAGTCCCGGCGCGCCGAGCTGCGACCCAAGACCCAGCAAGCTTAGAGCAGGTTCACGCTACGCGAAGCGCAGCTTCTGGCCGACCCCCAGACGGGCCGCCTTCTCCAGCATGGCGGCGCCCAGCGCGATGTCCGAGAGTGACAGGCCGCGGTGCCAGAACAGGATCGTCTCCTCCTCGCTCTCGCGGCCCGGCAGACCGCCGGCGACGACCTGGCAGAGCTCGCCGTGCAGCTTGTCGTCGTCCAGCTTGCCGGCGTCGGCGTGGGCGCGCAGCGAGCCGAAGCGCCCGGCGTGGATCTGACCCTTGTCGTCGACCAGGATCTTGTTCATCACATCGGTCAGCGAGAGCTCGACCGCGCTGATCGTGCCGTAGGGCACGACCAGGTTGCCCGGCTTCACCCAGGCAGTCTTGAAGTGCGGTTCCGGCTTCTCCAGGCGCGAGGCCTCGACCTGGATGTCGGCGTCCTTCAGGCAGGCTTCCCAGGTGTCCACCGCGCGCACGGTCTTGCCGAGATCTTCGCTCAGCCGTGCAGCGAAGGCCTCGCGGCTCTCCGGCCGGCGCGAGTGGACCCGGATCTCCTCGAAGTCGAAGAGATGGTCGAGCAGGCGCACGTTCCAGTAGGACGAGCCCCGGGCGCCGATGTGTCCCAGCACCTTGGAGTTTCGCCGCGCCAGGTACTTGGCGCCGAGCGCTGTCATGGCGCCTGTGCGCATGTCGGTGATCGCCGAGGCGTCGAGCAGGGCCACCGGCATGCCGCAGCGCGGGTCGAAGAGATTGAGGAACGCCATCTCCGAGGGCAGACCGCGTTTGTAGTTGTCGATGTAGTCGCCGACGATCTTGACCCCGGCCACGTTCAGCGGCGCGACATAGCCGCGCAGAACGTTGAAGTGGCCGCGGAAGGCCGGGTCGGGCTGCAGGTGGACCCGCGGCTCGATCACCGTCTCGCCCTTTCCCTGGGCAGCCAGCCCGCCCTCCACCGCGCCGAGGATCTCGTCGTCGGTCATGGCGAGGCCGTCGATGTCGGGTCCGTTCAGGTAGGTGAAGTGGATTTCCTGCATTGCGCCCTAGGCACCCCCAAGCTGATCCGTGGCCCGGCGGTAGGCGGCGAGAACGGCGTCCTCGGCATCGTGGCGCCCGTCGCGGACGACCCAGCGTCCGCCCACCATCACGTCCTTGACCGGGTTATGGTTGCCCGCGAAGACCAGCGCATCCAGCAAGGTCTTTGGACCGTGGCCGACCAGGCTCGGGCAATCGGGATCGAGCACCAGCAGGTCGGCCCGGCTGCCTTCCTGAAGGCGGCCGATCGGCCGCCCGAGCGCCTGCGCCCCGCCCGC is drawn from Kiloniellales bacterium and contains these coding sequences:
- a CDS encoding DUF2336 domain-containing protein, yielding MADVGQRHHATPKRSPGEADAGMERQPTGMPRDPFDVAPLLRRSFVRHLKNVPYLPPGLAQTLARDVETVALDTVRIDEPKGAGGTAHRNVGPNGQGSVDPMLSPMDGVAESVYALSCLLRDLLIVRHSLPQELADRITQHGREGTLIEAAKQDPSGENLKGVVTYLADHDGLTASLLLRSLCLGQMDLFEIAVANRAGIGVDEARRKIRDPDRVPFSELYEQAGLPPGLYRAFRAAVKVHRRVNGTKDGKWQPNDTNQVIESLVKEYEYLGPEDLEHVLSQLAREAFPTA
- a CDS encoding putative 2OG-Fe(II) oxygenase, whose product is MITLDLPLWPERQPIHAIEAAIVQTQFDDLVPHHGPIIKRVLQEEDAAKHLRPSVGAQLKCSKIRRPDLWGLPEFDLLNARAQALFRLVLKTEKVATDACWANVYRKWSAISPHSHRRAMASLVYCLDDGGADADNPESGQFAFVDPRLQACCPFEEGRVTNALCPEFRPGTMLIFPGQTVHYVKLFTGPRPRITASWNMNLEPLPDVMEGQRPV
- a CDS encoding FAD-binding oxidoreductase, with translation MGVLPQQTTYLVIGAGVHGLSTAWHLAMELKDRGKGSGGDIVVVDKTAPGAGATGIACGCVRNFYMTEPMHALMRHSADVWMSDPIRLGFQQVGYISAGEENQQADYERIVANQNAVGYHSELYVGQDARSFLKSIWPDFNVSEIGVCHFEQPSGYAGTRQAVAGMAEKCAEQGVRVLSGIEVEGYEVTNGQISKVRTSAGEITCDVAVICVGAWIGKHWEMLGRPMKLDCAYPDGETVEKDMWTYWRLLEGEVYFDQPYRTSDDKDPPVLHVELMNTPVINEQTGKEMDDHLYVYWKNGAERMDRPGIQGGTIPIQIGPDATIEPYGHANDAYQADPWFPDYMTSAMGHLMARFKGHRRKFRDRRNGGIGAFTPDNVPVFDWVLPNAYVIADSNHGFKLAGVGKLVARLLAGDNKVSELEPFTFSRFAEGQTFGSSNSHCPWV
- a CDS encoding aromatic amino acid ammonia-lyase; translation: MSPEAVVHEPLVLTGRDLAPSSLAAVAEAGRPVGLAPEALNRMAAARAVVEGHLARNEPVYGLTTGLGSRVTHRLPREALAAFSVQTVRGRANAVGPRLPAPVVRAVMLARLNGLLAGGSGAAPEVAEQLALFLNRGLHPAIPSIGSIGAGDLCVLAHLGLALIGDAEAEIEVEGRTLPAPEALAQAGVEALSLGPKDGLAICNASAFTTGQAALAISRTNDLLEILQVSAALSMEGFRANLSPLDPRAAAARPAPGQAWAAEQLMKLLAGGALTQTGAARRLQDPISLRCVAQVHGSLKAALDFALPAVAAELNGTCDNPLVLADDDAIISTGNFHTPALALALETLSQAVAQVASLSVSRTCRLLIERLSGLPANLSVHGPTSSGFAPLLKVAEALLQEIRHKAQPAPADLRWAADGVEDDLTNAPLAARKLAESLDRLVLVAACELIVAAQAAELAKPEALGRGTAAALAVVRKFVPPLDEDRPHGREVERLAQEALDSGRLSGEIRTALGS
- a CDS encoding helix-turn-helix domain-containing protein yields the protein MDRRETVEVFRRRLAEVIERSGQTRSAFAARIGLDRSTLSQLLAASNLRLPRAETIAAIAAAEKVSVDWLLGLSQEGQVGTDVVNQDLEIETGAGSPADERLRRWHSEAVGYKIRYVPTTLPDLLKSEEVIEFEFIGKGSRVPQARLQEAEERLAYSRRPETDMEVCSSFQSIEGFARGEGIWRALPLETRRSQIELMVELLRELYPTFRWFLFDALREYCVPMTIFGPKRAAVYVGNMYFVYNSTEHIRELTEHFDNLIRAAAVQPPDVGAYLESLLPQCEASAVAGAP
- a CDS encoding ATP-binding protein — protein: MRKTLGRGTEQIKLLERYGAQLGAIVERRRAELALTAAKQEAERSAGLARDAMTEAQAANRAKTEFLANMSHELRTPLNAIIGFSEMMIKGLLAPDRTDKHLEYAHGINEAGQHLLELISDILDLAKVEAGRLELEEQVVDFSKIISSCLLLVKERAAEAELSLRCEIPKTLPWLFVDERKIKQVLINLLSNAIKFTPKGGTITLKVGPAEDGGFMFTLTDTGIGIADKDVWKALAPFTQVDRDIDCAYEGTGLGLPLSKALIELHDGKLSIQSKVGTGTRVTVRLPLARIRKPAQKGIAGAAAAAIQKPETLREIGVQR
- a CDS encoding fatty acid desaturase — translated: MKSQQVSEGAFDKNQRIEWPTLCLLIGTYGSFAAVTWFYHDLPWWVVLPLGGLLTCLHGSLQHETVHGHPTPWPWLNELLVFPSLWLWMPYRLYRRDHLQHHRNAYLTEPAMDPESYYLAPTDWAQRGPLGRALLWSMNSLLGRLLLGPPVAALRVAGRGLAQLARGRADDVDIWLRHGVSVALVLAWVIGVCGIPLGEYLLFFAYPGTSVTMLRSFLEHRAHDDEAQRTVVVEAGPFWSLLFLNNNLHALHHAAPTLAWYALPARYRAERDGILARNGGYLYRGYGEVFRRHFLRAKEPPLHPYYHTVPFAKLRTANDSEAPETERVA
- a CDS encoding ornithine cyclodeaminase family protein; amino-acid sequence: MQEIHFTYLNGPDIDGLAMTDDEILGAVEGGLAAQGKGETVIEPRVHLQPDPAFRGHFNVLRGYVAPLNVAGVKIVGDYIDNYKRGLPSEMAFLNLFDPRCGMPVALLDASAITDMRTGAMTALGAKYLARRNSKVLGHIGARGSSYWNVRLLDHLFDFEEIRVHSRRPESREAFAARLSEDLGKTVRAVDTWEACLKDADIQVEASRLEKPEPHFKTAWVKPGNLVVPYGTISAVELSLTDVMNKILVDDKGQIHAGRFGSLRAHADAGKLDDDKLHGELCQVVAGGLPGRESEEETILFWHRGLSLSDIALGAAMLEKAARLGVGQKLRFA
- a CDS encoding PhnD/SsuA/transferrin family substrate-binding protein, which gives rise to MRLASLPMYDLEALRPVTDAWWSALAAAFREAGISDVPEALVRGSALHDHWTDPRLLFSQTCGYPLLHGLKGAVTLVATPVYQAPGCEGPNYRSLILVREGETAVSLADMAGRICGYNGRDSQSGYNALRHMVAPLARGGPFFGGTLETGGHPASLEALQSGRVDLVAVDCVTHALAARHEPSAVAGLRVLTVSDAAPALPFVTRAGEEAGVVERLQAALRAAAADPVLEELRRALLIDDVVVVPEEAYGVIRRMEEEARSLGYPQLV